The sequence GCCCGTTCACGGGCTTCCTTGACGGCGCGGTACACTTCCAGCGGATCGTTGCCGTCCACGCGAATGCCCGGAAAGCCATAGCCAAGCGCACGGTCGCTAACCTTCCCGCCAAGCTGGCGGTGAGCCGGAACCGAGATCGCGTACTGGTTGTTCTCGCACATAATAATAACCGGCAGCTTATTCACCCCGGCAAAGTTGCACGCTTCATGAAAATCCCCCTGATTACTTGAACCTTCACCGAACGTGACGAAAGAAACAAACTTCTTCTTCTGCATCTTGGCTGCCAGCGCAAAGCCGACCGCATGGGGAACCTGTGTCGTAACAGGGCTTGAGCCGGTAACGATACGCAGCCGCTTGCTGCCGAAATGGCCGGGCATCTGCCGTCCGCCGCTGCTGGGGTCCTCCGCCTTGGCGAATACCGACAGCATCAGCTCGCGGGTCGTCATGCCGACAGACAGTACGAATGCATAATCCCGGTAGTAGGGTAAAAAGTAATCGTTCTCCCGGTCGAGCGCGAAGGCGGCCGCCACCTGCGCCGCTTCCTGGCCGATGCCCGAGACGTGAAAGTTAATCTTCCCGGCCCGCTGAAGCAGCAGGCTGCGCTCGTCGTATTTGCGCGCAAGCAGCATATATCGGTACATGTCGATCACTTGGCCGTCGGTCAGTCCAAGCGGTTCATGCCTGTTCACTTTATTTGCAGTACCTTGCGTATCCATAGTAGAGGTACCTCCTTAGTTCTGACCCCGATCCCGCCGTAGGAAGACCATTTGTTGATCTGATCTTAAAACCTGGTACTAATCGGGTGTGAGTCTATTATATAGCGTTTGACTTCAAAAAGAAAAGCCGATCAGCGCCCGTTTGCGCGTGTATGACTCGGGGCCGGATGCATGAGTCCCCGCTTCGGCCCATTTGCGGGCGCTGCAGAACTTTTCCGTGAGTTGCCTTCGCTGCCTATCAAATGCCGATGGCCTTACCGTCAACAGCAAGCATCGCTTCGCCGACAATTTCGGAGAGTGTGGGATGCGCATGGATCGCCTCTCCGACTTCCCAAGGCGTCGCATCCAGCAGTTGGGCTAATGCGGCCTCGCCGATCAGATCGGTCACATGAGGCCCGATCATTTGCACACCGAGAATGTCTCCGCTTGTCTTATCGGCGACTACCTTCACGAAGCCGTCCTTCGAACCGTACACAAGCGCTTTGCCAATCGCCGAGAACGGAAATTTGCCGGTTGCGACATCGTGGCCCAGCGCTTTGGCCTCCTTCTCCGTATACCCTACACTCGCCACCTCCGGCCGCGTATATACGCAGCGCGGGACAAGGTGGGTATGGTAGGGATGCAGCCGCTCTCCGGCCAAATGATTGACCGCCATAATGCCTTCATGGCTGGCAGCATGAGCCAATTGCGGCCCCCCAATGCAGTCTCCAATCGCATAAATATGCGGCTCGTTCGTCTGCATGCTGGCGTTCACTTCAATGACACCTTTATCAAAGCGGATATCCGTGTTCTCCAGGCCGATATTATGGATATTGGCCTCTCTTCCCACCGATACCAGCAGCTTGCCGGCGGTCAATACCTCGGTTTTGCCGCCCTTGGTCACTTCCACGCTGACGCCTTCTCCGGTTAATTGGCATGTTCCAGCGTTCACCGTTACGCCCGTCATTACGGTTACTCCGCGTTTTTTCAGCAGGCGCTGCAGTTCCCGCGCCACCTCGGCGTCTTCATGGGAAAGCAGCTGCTCCGCCGCTTCCACGACGGTGACCCGCACGCCAAAGTCAGCCAGCATCGACGCCCATTCCACACCGATCACCCCGCCGCCGACAATCAGCATCGAGGCCGGCAGCTCCTCCATCCGAAGCGCTTCTTCGCTGCTCAGAATATACTGCCCATCCGGCTCAAGTCCCGGAATGATCCGGGGGCGCGACCCGGTAGCGATGATCAGATTGACCGGAACTACCGTCTCCATCTCGCCGTCCTCAAGCTCTACCGCGACCGCCCCGCTGCGCGGAGAAAAAATCGAAGGGCCGATCACCCGCCCCTTACCTTTAAGCACCTGAATTTTATTTTTACGCATCAAATACTGGACGCCCTGATGCAGCTGCTCCACAACCGCTTCCTTGCGGCGCTGCACTTTGCCGAATGCCAGCTTGATGCCGGAAACTTCAATCCCGTATTCCTCGCTTTCCGCAATATCCGCGTAGACCTCCGCGCTGCGCAGCAGAGCCTTGCTTGGAATGCAGCCGCGATGCAGGCACGTCCCGCCCAGTTTATCCTGTTCGATGACAACAACCGACTTGCCGAGCTGAGCGGCCCGGATCGCCGCCACATAGCCTCCGGTTCCTCCCCCGAGCACCGCTACGTCACATGAAATGGTCATAAAAATATATCCCCCAGTTCTTTACGCATCATTCGCATAATCCACTCTATTGTACTCCCTTTTGCCCATATCACAAAATGCCTTTGCGCCATGGACATTTAAAATTCGAAGCGTTATCATAAATATGAGTAATTTGCAAAATGCTGTTAATCAATGTTCCGTTTATTCCCAGATATAGGTTATAGAGAGGACGGAAACGGTCATGAAACTGCTGCTCTCCCGCTTTATTGCCATCCTTATTCTGGTGCTGCCCGGTCTGCTGGCCATGAAGGGCTTCCTCATGATGAAAGACGATCTGTTCGACTACCTTGCGATGCACGGCGACGAGACGGCCGCGCCTGTGTTCGCCTGGCTTCATTTTACAGGAGGACTTGTCATGTTCGCGGCGGGCATGAGCTTTCTGGGCGGCTGGATTCTGACCCGGGACCGCAAGCGGAATTATGTCGGACCCCGCTTCAAGGAGAAGCATAGATCCGGAAAGAGGCGGTCTTCCAAACCCGCTTCCTGATCCTAATTTCAATAATGAATCTTGCGGAGGTGCTGGGTTGACAAGATACCATCAGCTGGACTCTTTAAGAGGTCTGGCGGCGCTGACTGTTGTCGTCCATCATTTTGCATTTATCTTCACAGGATTGCTGTGGCTGGATGCGTTAAATTACACACCTTTGCGAGTCTTCAAAGCGGGACATGAGGCGGTCATCTTTTTCTTTGTCTTAAGCGGATTTGTCCTGTCGCTGCCCTTTTATTCCCATGGAAAAAAAGTGAATATCCCGCATTTTTTCATCAAGCGGCTGTGCAGAATCTATATTCCTTACATCGTGGCCGTCGGGTGCTCGATTCTGGCTTACCTGGCCTTTTATCGTCCGGGGCTGGAGTCCGGATTCAGCTCTTTTTTTCATGATGTATGGAGTACGCCTTTGTCCTTTTGGCTGATTGTGGATCATATCATTCTGGTCGGCAGCTTTAAGGATTACGCATTGGACCCCGTCCTGTGGTCATTGTCCGTCGAACTGCGAGTCTCCCTCGTCTTCCCCTTCATCATGCTCTTTATCAAAAGATTCGGCTGGAAGTCAAATGTCGCTCTGGGCATACTCTTGTCAGGTACGGCGCTTCTGCTCAACAATCTGGCGCATCCGGCAAATTCGCACCCCATCTCTTCCAATCTCTACTTTACCCTCCACTACATTTCGTTCTTTATCCTGGGTGCCCTGCTTGCCAAATACCGGGTAAGTCTCGTTTCAAAAGTGCTGCGTTTAAGTGTTAAAATGAAATATGCTCTATTGTTGTCCGGTCTGACCGTGTATACCTACGCCGGTATCGGCGATGCTGTACTCAAACGGTTGTTCTCCGTAAGCGGGGTTTGGCTGTCTCTGGCGGCTGATTGGGGAATCGCGGCTGGCGTGTGTATTCTGATTACGGCGGCCTTGTCTTCACCCAGGATTTCAAATATTCTCGAGAAAAAACCGGTCAAATTTGCGGGTGCGATCTCTTACAGCCTGTATCTCTACCATTCGGTGGTGCTGTTCTCCTGCATTTACGCTTTCCATAATCTGCTGCCCATGTGGGCGACGCTCTCCATCGCTCTCGTCCTGTCGCTGCTGGCTTCCAGCCTGTCGTACTATTATATTGAGAAGCCTTCAATTGAGCTGGGAAAAAAATGGACAAGCGGCCCCCTCCGCAAGCTGAAGGAAGCGAAAGAAGCCGTTTAATCTATACTGCCGGTTCCAGTCCCGAATGCGAAAGGAGTTTCTGCTATGTATGAATTGAAGACAAAAGAAAATGACAGCAGTGTCATCGAGTTTATAGAAAGTGTGGAGCATCCCCAAAAGCGTGAAGACGCTTATAAGCTGCTCGATATTTTTACGGAAACGACCGGATTCCCGGCAAAAATGTGGGGAACGAGCATTATCGGATTCGGGTCCTATCACTACAAATACGCCACGGGCCACGAGGGCGATGCGCCGCTCGCCGGTTTTTCGCCAAGGAAGGCCAAGATCAGCCTGTATTTGGCGGCCTATAATCCGGAGCGTGAAGCTGTGCTCGCGGATCTCGGAAAATATACAGCGGGAAAAGGCTGCGTCTATATCAATAAAATCGCGGATATTAAGGTTGACGTGTTAGAAGCGCTGATCAAGCAATCAGTGTCTTTTCTGAGGAAGACTTATCCGGGCGAGTGAAATCTATATAAGATGAACTCAAGATTTTCCCATCAGATGTCAGTCGTAACTACGAGGAGTGTTTGGACAGAAAAGGCAAAATCATGGACATCCGCGTTCCTCCACAATCTCTTCTTCCTATTCGTACAGCGCGTCGCGCAGACGGCTGGACATCGTCTGTCCTCCGGCTGCCTTCACCGCCGCCTTCCGCAGCGCCCTGTTGCTCCGTTCCAGCTCCGCAAGGCACGCCGTCAATTCTTCCAGCAGCGCTTCCGCCTCAGCCGTCAGCTTGCCGTCCTCTTTCAGCCTCGCAATCCGCTCCTGATATGAATCAAGCTTCTCCGCCATTCTCATCCGCTCCTTTCTCTATAGTTTCCACAATCATCCGGTTCATTTCGCGCAAAATAACCCGCACTGTCAAAGACCGGCAGGTTCCCATACAGATATATTAACAGATAGCGTGAACAAATAACCAGTTGCTAATATCTATAACGGGGCTTTTTTCGGCTGGCCTCGGCGGCTGGGAGTATGCTAATCTATTAAGGTCGCATTTTCGGATATTGGATATTAGGTCTTCTTTAAGAAAGGACAGATGGACGGTGGCACAGTTATTTTTCAAATACGGGTCAATGAACAGCGGAAAATCGATCGAGATTCTTAAAGTTGCTCATAATTATGAAGAACAAGGCAAGTCGGTGCAGATCTTCACCTCGGCTATCGACAACCGGGATGAAGTCGGCTATGTCTCCTCGCGGATCGGACTCCGCAGACAGGCTATCGCCATTGACGATGATACGGATATTTTCGGAATTGTGAGCGCAGGCCGGCCGAAGCCCCACTGTGTGCTGATCGATGAATGCCAATTTTTGAATAAAGAAAGTATTCTGCAACTTGTTCGCATCGTTGACGAGCTGGACATTCCGGTGATGGCCTTCGGCCTCAAGAATGATTTCCAGAACAATCTATTCGAGGGCAGCAAGTATATGCTGATTTATGCCGATAAAATCGAGGAAATGAAGACGATTTGCTGGTTCTGCGAACGCAAGGCAACGATGACGCTAAGGGTCGAGAACGGGAAGCCTGTCTACAGCGGCAAGCAAATCCAGATCGGCGGGAACGAAGCTTATTATCCGGTATGCCGCAAATGCCATAAGAATCCGCCGCTGTGAGCGGACAAACCAAAAGATGCGCTAAAGTATAGCCTCCGGCGCGATTTCATTTCAAAGGACAGCAGT is a genomic window of Paenibacillus durus ATCC 35681 containing:
- a CDS encoding thymidine kinase encodes the protein MAQLFFKYGSMNSGKSIEILKVAHNYEEQGKSVQIFTSAIDNRDEVGYVSSRIGLRRQAIAIDDDTDIFGIVSAGRPKPHCVLIDECQFLNKESILQLVRIVDELDIPVMAFGLKNDFQNNLFEGSKYMLIYADKIEEMKTICWFCERKATMTLRVENGKPVYSGKQIQIGGNEAYYPVCRKCHKNPPL
- a CDS encoding DUF1801 domain-containing protein, with the translated sequence MYELKTKENDSSVIEFIESVEHPQKREDAYKLLDIFTETTGFPAKMWGTSIIGFGSYHYKYATGHEGDAPLAGFSPRKAKISLYLAAYNPEREAVLADLGKYTAGKGCVYINKIADIKVDVLEALIKQSVSFLRKTYPGE
- the lpdA gene encoding dihydrolipoyl dehydrogenase, whose protein sequence is MTISCDVAVLGGGTGGYVAAIRAAQLGKSVVVIEQDKLGGTCLHRGCIPSKALLRSAEVYADIAESEEYGIEVSGIKLAFGKVQRRKEAVVEQLHQGVQYLMRKNKIQVLKGKGRVIGPSIFSPRSGAVAVELEDGEMETVVPVNLIIATGSRPRIIPGLEPDGQYILSSEEALRMEELPASMLIVGGGVIGVEWASMLADFGVRVTVVEAAEQLLSHEDAEVARELQRLLKKRGVTVMTGVTVNAGTCQLTGEGVSVEVTKGGKTEVLTAGKLLVSVGREANIHNIGLENTDIRFDKGVIEVNASMQTNEPHIYAIGDCIGGPQLAHAASHEGIMAVNHLAGERLHPYHTHLVPRCVYTRPEVASVGYTEKEAKALGHDVATGKFPFSAIGKALVYGSKDGFVKVVADKTSGDILGVQMIGPHVTDLIGEAALAQLLDATPWEVGEAIHAHPTLSEIVGEAMLAVDGKAIGI
- a CDS encoding DUF2627 domain-containing protein, translated to MKLLLSRFIAILILVLPGLLAMKGFLMMKDDLFDYLAMHGDETAAPVFAWLHFTGGLVMFAAGMSFLGGWILTRDRKRNYVGPRFKEKHRSGKRRSSKPAS
- a CDS encoding thiamine pyrophosphate-dependent dehydrogenase E1 component subunit alpha gives rise to the protein MDTQGTANKVNRHEPLGLTDGQVIDMYRYMLLARKYDERSLLLQRAGKINFHVSGIGQEAAQVAAAFALDRENDYFLPYYRDYAFVLSVGMTTRELMLSVFAKAEDPSSGGRQMPGHFGSKRLRIVTGSSPVTTQVPHAVGFALAAKMQKKKFVSFVTFGEGSSNQGDFHEACNFAGVNKLPVIIMCENNQYAISVPAHRQLGGKVSDRALGYGFPGIRVDGNDPLEVYRAVKEARERAIAGEGPTLIEAMMYRLSPHSTSDNDLAYRTKEEVEENWKKDGVARFREYLTELGLWSEEQERDLAAQCNLDLKEAIEYADNAPFPKPEDTLLHVYSETEGGV
- a CDS encoding acyltransferase family protein encodes the protein MTRYHQLDSLRGLAALTVVVHHFAFIFTGLLWLDALNYTPLRVFKAGHEAVIFFFVLSGFVLSLPFYSHGKKVNIPHFFIKRLCRIYIPYIVAVGCSILAYLAFYRPGLESGFSSFFHDVWSTPLSFWLIVDHIILVGSFKDYALDPVLWSLSVELRVSLVFPFIMLFIKRFGWKSNVALGILLSGTALLLNNLAHPANSHPISSNLYFTLHYISFFILGALLAKYRVSLVSKVLRLSVKMKYALLLSGLTVYTYAGIGDAVLKRLFSVSGVWLSLAADWGIAAGVCILITAALSSPRISNILEKKPVKFAGAISYSLYLYHSVVLFSCIYAFHNLLPMWATLSIALVLSLLASSLSYYYIEKPSIELGKKWTSGPLRKLKEAKEAV